A single genomic interval of Lentimicrobium saccharophilum harbors:
- a CDS encoding rhomboid family intramembrane serine protease, giving the protein MAFGFSPKHVQDYQLDNLDKEHFLVFAIEAAFKLDWNVSFVSETGFIAYTKFSWSSWSEEITVKIDNGIVNIKSECTGSQIIDWGKNKKNIEALLSKLEEVKSALTQEEIETKLTELRQGYASKEDDILSKPPSTTKEKITDFFSVFKPTEGYFVSPILININLLVFVIMLISGVHILLPDNQDLLNWGANFRPMTLEGQWWRLFTACFLHIGILHLLLNMYALLYIGLLLEPYLGKTRFLAAYLISGIAASMTSLWWHDLTISAGASGAIFGMYGVFLALLTTNLLDKSVKKALLTSIAVFVGYNILNGLKPNSGIDNAAHIGGLLSGLIIGYGFVPSLKQFENNAIKFSTIGALTVALLISSLTVYKSLPNDIGKYDKEMERFVSMESMALEVYNLPEGTPNEKLLSEIKDRGLYYWNENIKLIDSFKDLDLPLPIRARNTKLKEYCELRIKSYELIYKAIDEDTDKYQNEINEYNQKIETIISELTGKQ; this is encoded by the coding sequence ATGGCATTTGGATTTTCACCTAAACACGTTCAAGACTACCAACTTGACAATCTCGACAAAGAACATTTTTTAGTTTTTGCAATAGAAGCTGCATTCAAACTTGACTGGAATGTAAGTTTCGTAAGTGAGACTGGATTTATCGCTTATACAAAATTTTCTTGGAGTTCTTGGAGCGAAGAAATTACGGTTAAAATTGACAATGGAATTGTAAACATAAAAAGCGAATGCACCGGAAGTCAAATAATAGATTGGGGCAAAAACAAAAAAAATATTGAAGCATTACTTTCAAAATTAGAAGAAGTAAAAAGTGCGTTGACACAAGAAGAAATTGAAACAAAACTTACAGAACTTCGGCAAGGCTATGCTTCAAAAGAAGACGATATTTTAAGCAAACCACCATCAACAACAAAAGAAAAGATAACAGACTTTTTTTCGGTATTTAAACCAACCGAAGGATACTTTGTATCTCCTATTCTGATAAATATTAATCTTCTCGTTTTTGTAATAATGTTGATTTCAGGAGTTCATATACTTCTACCAGACAACCAAGACTTACTAAACTGGGGAGCCAATTTCCGACCAATGACATTAGAAGGACAATGGTGGAGATTATTTACAGCTTGTTTCTTGCATATCGGGATTTTGCATTTGCTATTAAATATGTATGCATTGCTTTACATTGGACTTTTACTTGAGCCATATCTGGGAAAGACAAGATTTTTAGCTGCGTATTTAATTTCAGGTATTGCAGCTAGTATGACAAGTTTGTGGTGGCACGACTTGACTATCAGTGCTGGAGCTTCAGGAGCTATTTTTGGTATGTATGGTGTTTTTCTTGCACTGTTGACAACCAACTTGCTTGACAAATCAGTAAAAAAAGCACTACTGACAAGTATTGCAGTTTTCGTAGGTTACAACATACTAAATGGACTAAAACCTAATAGTGGAATTGACAATGCAGCACATATTGGCGGACTATTAAGCGGACTAATTATTGGTTATGGCTTTGTTCCTAGTTTGAAACAGTTTGAGAATAATGCAATCAAGTTCTCGACTATCGGGGCATTGACAGTTGCTTTGTTAATTTCTTCTTTAACGGTTTACAAATCTTTACCAAATGACATTGGAAAATATGATAAGGAAATGGAGCGATTTGTTTCAATGGAGTCAATGGCGTTGGAAGTTTACAATTTACCCGAAGGAACACCGAACGAAAAATTACTATCAGAAATTAAGGATAGGGGACTTTATTATTGGAATGAAAACATAAAACTAATTGATAGCTTTAAAGACCTTGATTTGCCATTACCAATTAGAGCGAGAAATACCAAACTAAAAGAATATTGCGAACTTAGAATCAAGAGTTACGAACTTATTTATAAAGCTATTGACGAAGACACAGACAAATACCAAAATGAGATTAACGAATACAATCAAAAGATAGAGACAATAATTTCTGAACTGACTGGTAAACAATGA
- a CDS encoding M64 family metallopeptidase, translating into MKKSLAFLLLLISVTATAQFEKHFYNKTLRIDYMHAGTAGSDVYALDELIEEPYWGGSRTNLVCPFDYGNYKFTVTDTASGEIIYSKGYSSLFAEWQTTAEARETRRAYPENVVMPYPKKPAIVDFYKRNRDGQWEKQFTLNIDPKSYFIKKERRHEFSFFMVNEAGKPETCLDIVFIPEGYTAEEMDKFKADSRRLADFLLQCKPFDEYRGNINIYGVEAVSAESGADIPGKDIWKKTILNSNFYTFDIERYLTTYDMKSVRDVAANVPYDHICIIANSQVYGGGGIYNHYALFTSDNPFANYVFVHEFGHSFAGLGDEYYNSEVAYEDFYNLSIEPWEPNLTTLVDFDTKWKDMVPEGTPVPTPAGDKNKYPVGAYEGGGYMTKGIFRPAHDCTMKSLSYNNFCPVCQKAIREMMEIYIR; encoded by the coding sequence ATGAAAAAGTCCCTCGCCTTTCTGTTGCTGCTTATTTCCGTCACAGCCACCGCACAGTTTGAAAAACATTTCTACAACAAAACCCTGCGTATCGACTATATGCATGCCGGTACCGCCGGTTCGGATGTTTATGCGCTCGATGAACTGATTGAAGAACCGTACTGGGGGGGATCAAGAACGAACCTGGTTTGTCCTTTTGATTACGGCAACTATAAATTCACGGTTACCGATACAGCCTCCGGCGAAATTATTTATTCAAAAGGCTATTCCAGCCTGTTTGCCGAATGGCAGACTACCGCGGAAGCCAGGGAAACGCGCCGGGCCTATCCCGAAAATGTCGTTATGCCCTATCCAAAAAAGCCGGCAATCGTGGATTTTTACAAAAGAAACCGCGATGGTCAATGGGAAAAGCAGTTTACCCTCAACATCGACCCGAAGAGCTATTTCATCAAAAAAGAACGGAGGCATGAGTTTTCGTTCTTTATGGTAAATGAGGCCGGAAAACCTGAAACCTGCCTCGACATTGTCTTTATTCCCGAGGGTTACACCGCTGAAGAAATGGATAAATTCAAAGCCGACAGCCGGCGGTTGGCTGACTTTCTGCTTCAGTGCAAGCCATTCGACGAATACCGGGGAAATATCAATATTTATGGTGTAGAAGCTGTATCGGCCGAAAGCGGGGCAGATATCCCCGGCAAGGACATCTGGAAGAAAACCATCCTCAACAGTAACTTTTACACCTTCGACATTGAGCGTTATCTCACGACCTATGATATGAAAAGCGTGCGCGATGTAGCCGCCAATGTCCCCTACGACCACATCTGCATCATCGCCAATTCCCAGGTATACGGAGGAGGGGGTATTTACAACCACTACGCCCTTTTTACCAGCGACAATCCTTTTGCCAATTATGTTTTTGTGCATGAGTTCGGCCACAGTTTTGCCGGACTGGGAGATGAGTATTACAATTCCGAAGTGGCTTATGAAGATTTCTATAACCTCAGCATAGAACCCTGGGAACCGAATCTGACCACCCTGGTTGATTTCGATACGAAATGGAAGGATATGGTACCGGAAGGAACCCCCGTTCCGACCCCGGCGGGAGATAAGAACAAATATCCTGTGGGCGCTTACGAAGGAGGAGGATATATGACGAAGGGCATCTTTCGTCCGGCGCATGACTGTACCATGAAATCATTGTCCTATAACAATTTCTGTCCGGTATGCCAGAAAGCCATCAGGGAAATGATGGAAATTTATATCCGTTGA
- the lipB gene encoding lipoyl(octanoyl) transferase LipB produces the protein MKTEVDFSDLGLIEYGAAWHLQERLFSRIIGQKRSGVFPTDNYLLFCEHPHVYTLGKSGSESNLLLDMIQLKAKDATFYHTNRGGDITYHGPGQIVGYPVLNLEPIVNGAREYVGKMEEAIIRTLSRYGLAAERLAGATGVWLDTEFPEKTRKICAIGVRTSHWVSMHGFAFNVNTDLNYFNYINPCGFTDKAVTSLSAELRSHVNIDEVKKLLASELAEVYGLKLRELPHGLLLTD, from the coding sequence TTGAAAACGGAAGTTGATTTTTCAGATCTGGGACTGATAGAATATGGCGCTGCCTGGCATTTGCAGGAGAGGCTTTTCTCCCGCATCATCGGTCAGAAAAGATCAGGGGTTTTCCCCACGGATAATTACCTGCTTTTTTGCGAGCATCCGCATGTATACACCCTCGGGAAAAGCGGTTCGGAATCGAATCTGCTGCTTGACATGATTCAGTTAAAGGCTAAGGATGCCACTTTTTATCATACCAACCGGGGTGGCGACATCACCTACCACGGACCGGGTCAGATTGTCGGCTATCCGGTGCTGAATCTTGAACCCATTGTTAATGGCGCCCGGGAATATGTCGGAAAAATGGAGGAAGCCATTATCCGGACCCTCTCCCGTTACGGCCTGGCTGCCGAAAGACTGGCCGGCGCTACCGGGGTCTGGCTGGATACAGAGTTCCCTGAAAAAACAAGAAAGATTTGCGCCATCGGCGTCAGGACCAGCCATTGGGTCAGCATGCACGGCTTTGCCTTTAATGTAAATACCGACCTTAACTACTTCAATTACATAAATCCCTGCGGCTTTACCGACAAAGCAGTTACCTCTTTGTCAGCCGAACTCAGAAGCCATGTGAATATCGACGAGGTAAAAAAACTGCTGGCATCAGAACTGGCGGAAGTTTACGGGCTGAAATTAAGGGAATTGCCACACGGATTACTTTTAACCGATTAA
- a CDS encoding C10 family peptidase — translation MKKYIFFIQGLMLSVLSLAKPVTMEDARVVADIYFSHFSGRVDPVLLDFTGLTYDNILVYYVFNYSGGGFVVVAADDAVIPIMAQANAGYLEKSSPCPSVKFWFESISKEVFRIVSMGADNSATIKRWDRIRNHEFSYLTRDVGPLLSTTWDQGVWYNFYCPADLAGPGGHTWAGCVATSTGQIMKYHSFPVQGVLAHSYVLPVYGTQSVNFGETTYHWEAMDVTANQSSYQDIATLLYHAGVAVEMSYSPYGSGASENEIPWALSTYFNYDPSTVRLEYKADYSDAEWEEMMKADLNASLPLFYGGDDGTSGHGWVCDGWRPDDNMFHMNWGWSGNSDGWYAIGALNTFNGNYNNNNFIIRGIRPGNAELIVRITNLVHGEIIGYGPIVNINCSLIAGTANTMNLFMDDSLIYTTGQADFTFELATLDYDLGLHIIKLEAINASDTVFHAVEVGNIGWEEQASAFTNEGRGIKYICAVDSLVAWAIAYDGVYMNNYIQEFTRTVNGGETWTPGVISNCSGLEPAMIFALNSDTAYCPMFRQTGSNPQGIYVTWDNGSSWTRQTSASFSDAASFPNVVHFFNKYDGFCMGDPVNGEFEIYTTTDGGNTWTPLPGDVIPDPFVNEYGVTGYYSGVGNSVWFGTSKGRVFRSSDKGLHWDVSTTTFAGRYVDVRFADGLHGLAQDKNLNNTGALCETFDGGVTWSPVTINGQIGTNDFCFVPGTDNTWLSNEAGSNPGSFFSMDGGHSWERISGTEGRQFLALDFINNRTGWAGGFNLSSTEGGVYSFIGSLLAGSVLAPVTGLYAIVTGTNVDLNWTAPAYGQVSGYYVYRNDTLLTAVPVTYPVYNDFPVPIGMHTYCVTAAYSSGESEAACTQAEITYGFEEENDLIIKFYPNPVREIFIIESPVYFRCARLFNLSGQQVFECESHRKILRIPTGNFQPGIYIIQVVLNDKIITAKILIE, via the coding sequence ATGAAGAAATATATCTTTTTTATTCAGGGGTTGATGCTGTCAGTCCTTTCCCTGGCCAAACCGGTAACAATGGAAGATGCCCGCGTGGTGGCTGACATTTACTTCAGTCATTTCAGCGGCAGGGTCGATCCAGTCCTTCTGGATTTTACAGGATTGACATATGACAATATCCTGGTTTACTATGTCTTCAATTATTCCGGCGGAGGATTTGTGGTGGTAGCCGCTGATGATGCGGTAATTCCGATAATGGCACAGGCGAATGCAGGCTATCTGGAAAAAAGCAGCCCTTGCCCGTCGGTAAAATTCTGGTTTGAATCGATTAGTAAAGAAGTTTTCCGGATTGTATCCATGGGGGCGGATAATTCAGCAACCATAAAAAGATGGGACCGCATCCGCAATCATGAGTTCAGTTATCTTACCCGTGACGTGGGTCCCTTACTGAGTACAACCTGGGACCAGGGTGTATGGTATAATTTCTATTGCCCCGCCGACTTGGCAGGTCCGGGTGGTCATACCTGGGCAGGCTGTGTTGCCACCTCCACCGGGCAGATCATGAAATATCACAGCTTCCCTGTTCAAGGTGTACTGGCACATTCTTATGTGCTCCCGGTTTATGGCACTCAGTCTGTTAATTTCGGTGAGACCACTTATCATTGGGAGGCAATGGATGTCACCGCCAACCAATCGTCTTACCAGGATATTGCCACATTGCTTTATCACGCGGGAGTTGCGGTTGAGATGAGCTATTCACCTTACGGTTCAGGTGCTTCCGAAAATGAGATCCCCTGGGCTTTATCCACATACTTCAACTATGATCCCTCGACTGTTCGGCTTGAATATAAAGCCGATTATTCCGATGCTGAATGGGAGGAAATGATGAAAGCTGACCTCAATGCTTCTCTGCCTTTATTTTACGGAGGAGATGATGGAACCTCCGGACACGGCTGGGTGTGCGACGGATGGCGTCCAGACGATAATATGTTTCACATGAACTGGGGATGGTCAGGTAATTCAGATGGCTGGTATGCCATTGGCGCACTCAATACGTTCAATGGCAACTACAATAATAACAATTTCATAATCAGAGGGATCAGGCCCGGCAATGCCGAACTGATCGTTCGGATCACCAACCTGGTACATGGGGAAATCATCGGATATGGGCCGATCGTGAATATAAACTGCTCGCTGATTGCCGGAACGGCTAATACAATGAATCTTTTCATGGATGACAGTTTGATCTATACCACAGGCCAGGCTGATTTCACTTTCGAACTTGCCACCCTGGATTATGACCTGGGCCTGCATATCATAAAACTTGAAGCAATAAATGCATCTGATACGGTATTCCATGCCGTGGAAGTAGGTAACATCGGGTGGGAGGAGCAGGCATCGGCCTTTACCAATGAAGGGCGGGGAATAAAGTACATTTGCGCCGTTGACTCGCTTGTTGCTTGGGCTATTGCCTATGATGGAGTATACATGAACAATTATATCCAGGAATTTACACGTACTGTAAACGGCGGAGAAACCTGGACACCGGGAGTCATTTCAAACTGTTCCGGCCTTGAGCCGGCCATGATCTTTGCCTTAAATTCTGACACGGCCTATTGTCCTATGTTCAGGCAAACAGGAAGCAACCCCCAGGGTATTTATGTAACGTGGGATAACGGATCAAGCTGGACCAGGCAAACCAGTGCGTCTTTCAGCGATGCGGCCTCCTTCCCGAACGTAGTCCATTTCTTCAACAAGTACGACGGCTTCTGCATGGGAGACCCTGTGAACGGGGAATTTGAAATTTACACCACTACGGATGGAGGTAATACCTGGACACCGTTACCGGGAGACGTCATCCCCGATCCGTTTGTCAATGAATACGGTGTTACGGGCTATTATTCGGGTGTTGGAAATAGCGTCTGGTTCGGGACCAGCAAGGGAAGGGTATTCCGTTCTTCCGACAAAGGTTTGCACTGGGATGTCAGCACGACCACTTTTGCCGGCAGGTACGTTGATGTCAGGTTTGCCGATGGGCTTCATGGGCTGGCCCAGGACAAAAACCTGAATAACACCGGCGCTTTATGTGAAACTTTCGACGGGGGTGTGACCTGGTCGCCGGTGACAATCAATGGACAGATCGGGACTAATGATTTCTGTTTTGTGCCGGGAACTGATAACACATGGTTAAGCAATGAGGCCGGTTCGAATCCCGGTTCTTTCTTCAGTATGGATGGCGGACATTCCTGGGAGCGGATTTCCGGAACGGAGGGCCGTCAGTTTCTTGCCCTGGACTTTATCAACAACCGGACGGGCTGGGCCGGAGGATTTAACTTGAGCTCCACGGAAGGTGGGGTATACAGCTTTATCGGCTCCTTACTGGCTGGATCTGTACTGGCTCCTGTTACCGGGCTATATGCCATCGTTACGGGCACAAATGTTGACCTTAATTGGACGGCCCCTGCTTATGGCCAGGTTTCGGGATATTATGTCTACCGCAATGACACCCTGCTCACTGCTGTTCCGGTTACATACCCTGTTTATAACGACTTCCCCGTTCCAATTGGCATGCATACCTATTGTGTAACTGCAGCTTACAGTTCGGGTGAATCAGAGGCTGCCTGTACACAAGCTGAGATCACTTATGGTTTTGAAGAAGAAAATGACTTGATAATAAAATTTTATCCGAATCCGGTTCGTGAAATTTTCATCATTGAATCCCCGGTGTATTTCAGGTGTGCCCGTCTATTCAACCTTTCAGGACAGCAAGTATTTGAATGTGAATCTCATAGAAAAATCCTCCGGATACCCACTGGAAATTTTCAGCCCGGAATCTATATTATTCAGGTTGTTTTGAATGACAAAATAATAACTGCCAAGATTTTGATCGAATAA
- a CDS encoding LOG family protein, which yields MSDIKSICVFCGSSPGALTEYSSAARELGRLMGLQGLTLVYGGSNIGLMRVIADACMANGGHVIGVMPHGLIDREVAYRDLKEFHVVASMSERKEKMAALSDAFIAMPGGIGTLDEIFEAMSWNQLEIMDKPIALLNTAGFYNDLVKFLDHVTHQKFVRPEHRNNLIVHEDPATLIAGIRNHVNQKVDSKWIDDLKSETAKRL from the coding sequence ATGAGTGACATAAAATCAATTTGTGTATTTTGCGGTTCTTCTCCCGGAGCTTTAACCGAATACAGCTCGGCCGCACGCGAACTGGGCCGCTTGATGGGCCTTCAGGGACTTACGCTTGTTTACGGAGGCAGCAACATCGGGCTGATGCGCGTAATTGCCGATGCCTGTATGGCCAACGGGGGGCACGTGATCGGGGTGATGCCTCACGGGCTGATTGACCGGGAAGTGGCTTACCGTGATCTGAAGGAATTCCATGTTGTAGCCTCAATGAGCGAACGAAAGGAGAAAATGGCAGCACTATCAGATGCTTTCATTGCAATGCCGGGAGGAATCGGCACACTGGATGAGATTTTTGAAGCCATGTCGTGGAACCAGCTTGAAATCATGGACAAGCCCATCGCCCTGCTGAATACTGCCGGTTTTTACAACGACCTCGTTAAGTTTCTCGACCACGTTACCCACCAGAAGTTTGTCAGACCTGAGCACCGGAACAACCTTATTGTGCATGAAGATCCTGCCACGCTGATCGCCGGCATTCGCAATCACGTAAACCAGAAAGTGGACAGTAAATGGATCGATGACCTGAAATCGGAGACGGCAAAACGGCTGTAA